In one Cloacibacillus porcorum genomic region, the following are encoded:
- a CDS encoding winged helix-turn-helix domain-containing protein, whose protein sequence is MKKNIHFISLDSILAEWLRDRLEQEPPQSAYAKGLLAGLRELLNDEASTLVLGVAGSRGNLSDTADDGIYAGELSIHPKSRKVLRQGREISLTPKEFDILYLLAQNRGEVFTKEQIYRAVWDGDFLLADSNIMAFIRKLRKKIEPNPDAPEYILTIWGIGYKFNDQL, encoded by the coding sequence TTGAAAAAGAACATCCACTTCATATCACTGGATTCCATTCTCGCCGAATGGCTCCGCGACAGGCTGGAACAGGAACCTCCGCAGAGCGCCTACGCGAAGGGGCTGCTTGCCGGGCTCCGGGAGCTTCTCAACGACGAGGCCTCTACGCTGGTGCTCGGCGTCGCCGGCAGCAGGGGCAACCTGTCAGATACCGCCGACGACGGTATTTACGCGGGAGAGCTCTCAATCCACCCTAAGAGCAGAAAGGTACTGCGGCAGGGCAGGGAGATCAGCCTGACGCCGAAGGAATTCGACATCCTCTACCTCCTCGCGCAAAACCGCGGCGAGGTCTTTACCAAAGAGCAGATCTACCGCGCCGTTTGGGACGGAGATTTTCTCCTCGCCGACAGCAACATCATGGCCTTTATACGCAAGCTGAGAAAGAAGATCGAACCGAACCCCGACGCGCCGGAATATATACTCACCATCTGGGGGATCGGCTACAAATTCAACGACCAATTATAG
- the mgtA gene encoding magnesium-translocating P-type ATPase: MKKKNTTIQTAEQAARREQINERLRFAAAAPINDVLWKYNSSFGGLSEVQVEKNRQRYGANKVTRKRKKSLAQRLAGAFINPFTAILLCLAAVSAVTDILMPVMQGMPEEADVLTVVIIMTMVGISGILRFVQESRSGDAAERLLAMITVTCTVDRHDWKRHEIPLEEAVAGDIIRLSAGDMVPADARLIEAKDLFISQSALTGESDLIEKSAEGVPKAGDALTDYGNIVFMGSNVISGSATAVVVAVGDDSLFGSMASAVAEEAVETSFSKGVNSVSWVLIRFMMVMVPVVFFINGFTKGNWVQAFLFAISVAVGLTPEMLPMIVTTCLAKGAVSMSKKKTVVKNLNSIQNFGAIDILCTDKTGTLTQDQVVLEYHMNVMGEEDARVLRHAYLNSYFQSGYKNLMDLAIIRKTEEEEAENPRLTDLSDAYVKVDEVPFDFTRRLSTVVSDKNGKTQMVTKGAVEEMLSICAYVEYDGKIEPLSESLKQKVLKTVDRLNADGMRVVALAQKTNPSPVGAFGVKDECDMVLLGYLAFLDPPKESAKEAIKALGDHGVAVKILTGDNEKVARCVCRHVGLPVERILLGGDIDRLDEEKLIKAAEETAVFAKLSPEQKARVVSALRSGGHSVGFMGDGINDAAAMKSSDIGISVDTAVDIAKESADIILLEKDLSVLEEGIVEGRKTYANMIKYIKMTASSNFGNMFSVLAASALLPFLPMMSVQLIFLNLIYDLSCTAIPWDNVDREYLAVPKKWDASSVGSFMLWLGPTSSIFDWTTYAFMYFVLCPLFVSQGILFNDLPAHFSGAELAGVQAAYIALFQAGWFVESMWSQTLVIHMIRTPKLPFIQSHASAPVTLITFTGIVALTVIPFTPFGTMLGFVPLPAMYFAYLIPCILLYMALATSIKKAYVRHYGELL; encoded by the coding sequence ATGAAAAAGAAAAACACCACAATACAGACCGCCGAGCAGGCGGCGCGCAGAGAGCAGATCAACGAGCGCCTCCGCTTCGCCGCGGCCGCGCCCATAAACGACGTCTTATGGAAATATAATTCTTCGTTTGGCGGCCTCTCGGAGGTACAGGTCGAGAAAAACCGCCAGCGTTACGGCGCCAACAAAGTGACGCGCAAAAGGAAAAAATCACTGGCACAGCGGCTGGCGGGAGCCTTTATCAATCCCTTTACGGCGATCCTGCTCTGCCTTGCCGCGGTCTCCGCCGTGACCGACATCCTGATGCCGGTCATGCAGGGTATGCCGGAGGAGGCGGACGTGCTCACGGTCGTCATCATTATGACGATGGTCGGCATTTCGGGCATTCTGCGCTTCGTGCAGGAATCGCGCTCCGGCGACGCCGCGGAGAGGCTGCTTGCGATGATCACGGTCACCTGCACCGTCGACAGGCACGACTGGAAAAGACACGAGATACCGCTTGAAGAGGCGGTGGCCGGAGACATCATCCGCCTCTCCGCCGGCGATATGGTGCCCGCGGACGCGAGGCTCATCGAGGCAAAGGACCTCTTCATCAGCCAGTCCGCGCTGACGGGGGAGAGTGACCTGATAGAAAAGAGCGCCGAAGGCGTCCCCAAGGCCGGCGACGCCCTCACCGACTACGGCAATATCGTCTTTATGGGCAGCAACGTCATCAGCGGCAGCGCCACAGCGGTGGTCGTCGCCGTGGGAGACGACAGCCTCTTTGGCTCGATGGCCTCCGCCGTCGCGGAGGAGGCGGTGGAGACCAGCTTCTCCAAAGGCGTCAACTCCGTCTCCTGGGTGCTGATCCGCTTCATGATGGTCATGGTGCCGGTGGTCTTCTTCATCAACGGCTTTACCAAGGGCAACTGGGTGCAGGCCTTCCTCTTCGCCATCTCCGTCGCCGTCGGGCTGACGCCGGAGATGCTGCCGATGATCGTCACCACCTGCCTCGCCAAAGGCGCCGTCTCGATGTCGAAGAAAAAGACGGTCGTCAAGAACCTCAACTCCATCCAGAACTTCGGCGCGATCGACATACTCTGCACCGACAAGACGGGAACCCTGACACAGGACCAGGTCGTCCTGGAATATCATATGAACGTCATGGGAGAGGAGGACGCCCGCGTGCTCCGCCACGCCTATCTGAACAGTTACTTCCAGTCCGGCTATAAAAACCTGATGGACCTGGCGATTATCAGAAAGACAGAGGAAGAGGAGGCGGAAAACCCCCGCCTTACGGACCTCTCCGACGCCTATGTGAAGGTTGACGAAGTTCCCTTTGACTTCACCCGCCGCCTCTCCACCGTCGTCAGCGATAAAAACGGCAAGACACAGATGGTGACGAAGGGCGCGGTCGAGGAGATGCTCTCTATCTGCGCCTACGTGGAATATGACGGCAAGATCGAGCCGCTGAGCGAATCCCTCAAGCAAAAGGTGCTGAAGACCGTCGACCGCCTCAACGCGGACGGCATGCGCGTCGTCGCCCTCGCGCAGAAGACCAATCCCTCCCCCGTCGGCGCCTTCGGCGTCAAGGACGAGTGCGATATGGTACTGCTGGGATATCTGGCCTTCCTCGATCCGCCGAAGGAGTCGGCGAAAGAGGCCATCAAAGCGCTCGGCGACCACGGGGTCGCCGTCAAGATACTGACCGGCGACAACGAAAAGGTGGCCCGCTGCGTCTGCCGCCACGTCGGGCTACCCGTTGAGAGGATACTTCTGGGCGGCGACATTGACCGTCTGGACGAGGAAAAACTCATCAAGGCCGCGGAGGAGACGGCAGTCTTCGCGAAACTTTCGCCGGAGCAGAAGGCGCGCGTCGTGAGCGCGCTGCGGAGCGGCGGCCACAGCGTGGGCTTCATGGGCGACGGTATCAACGACGCGGCGGCGATGAAGTCCTCGGACATCGGAATATCAGTCGATACGGCGGTGGACATCGCCAAAGAATCGGCGGACATCATCCTGCTGGAAAAGGACCTCTCGGTACTTGAAGAGGGCATCGTCGAGGGGCGCAAAACCTACGCGAACATGATCAAATATATCAAGATGACCGCCTCCTCGAACTTCGGCAACATGTTCTCCGTGCTGGCGGCCTCGGCGCTGCTCCCCTTCCTGCCGATGATGAGCGTGCAGCTGATCTTCCTGAACCTGATCTACGACCTCTCCTGCACGGCGATCCCCTGGGACAACGTGGACAGGGAGTACCTTGCCGTTCCCAAAAAGTGGGACGCCTCCTCGGTCGGCAGCTTCATGCTCTGGCTCGGACCGACCAGCTCGATCTTTGACTGGACGACCTATGCGTTCATGTATTTCGTACTCTGCCCGCTCTTCGTCTCTCAGGGAATCCTCTTCAACGACCTGCCCGCCCATTTTTCCGGCGCGGAGCTGGCCGGGGTCCAGGCGGCCTACATCGCGCTCTTCCAGGCGGGATGGTTTGTGGAATCCATGTGGAGCCAGACGCTGGTGATCCATATGATCCGCACGCCGAAGCTGCCCTTCATACAGAGCCACGCCTCGGCTCCCGTGACGCTGATCACCTTCACGGGCATCGTGGCGCTGACGGTCATTCCCTTCACGCCCTTCGGAACGATGCTGGGATTTGTGCCGCTCCCCGCGATGTACTTCGCCTACCTGATCCCCTGCATCCTGCTCTACATGGCGCTGGCGACCAGCATCAAAAAGGCCTACGTGCGGCATTACGGCGAACTGCTGTAG
- a CDS encoding Lrp/AsnC family transcriptional regulator: MIRMVKPDLDEIDFRIAYELKNDCRISYKQLGSKISLSSSSVYERTKKMEEKNVILSYNAKVDWGKFGYSIHAFILLKDDKFIGDMPSFLKNRDEVFNLYMVSGEYDYMLEVHIANKDDLGNFMDYLYRKVGRTYTLLILREICEVPE, from the coding sequence ATGATAAGAATGGTGAAGCCGGATTTGGATGAGATCGATTTCAGGATCGCCTATGAGCTGAAAAATGACTGTCGGATATCATATAAACAGTTGGGCAGTAAGATCTCGCTTTCTTCGTCTTCCGTTTATGAGAGAACGAAAAAGATGGAGGAGAAGAACGTCATCCTGTCCTATAACGCGAAGGTCGACTGGGGCAAATTCGGATATTCGATCCATGCCTTCATCTTGTTAAAGGACGATAAGTTTATCGGAGATATGCCCTCCTTTCTGAAAAACAGGGACGAGGTATTTAATCTCTATATGGTCTCCGGTGAGTATGATTATATGCTTGAGGTGCATATCGCCAATAAAGATGATCTGGGAAATTTTATGGATTATCTATACCGGAAGGTCGGCAGGACCTATACGCTGCTGATCCTGCGGGAGATCTGCGAGGTCCCCGAGTAG
- a CDS encoding ethanolamine utilization protein EutH, which yields MDINTVVMSLVAVFICLACADKIAGGRFGLGGLIDEGFYTLGPLAMIMIGMITISPVVARILCPLVSPALLSIGADPSLFVAAILPSDSGGAPLALDICLLREAGLFNGLIVASMMGASLGIIPLVLSATDGERQKYVILGLLIGFMAIPPAALISGLAAGLDKKMLLHNLLPVTALSAAIAAALVYAQSCTIKVVICLGRAVLFVAVLGFAASTVRALTGLELIAGMAPIEEAFVILGQIGIVLAGIFPLLHLVKRIFRRQLALLSIMMRVDELAMIGVVTTVANFFPVIPMLNKMTKRGVVVNMAFAVPAAYAIGDHLGFTAGFERSFVFPLVIGKLCGGLLAIIAASLYCRYLGLKE from the coding sequence ATGGATATAAATACGGTCGTTATGTCACTGGTGGCGGTATTCATCTGCCTGGCCTGTGCGGATAAGATCGCCGGCGGCCGCTTCGGTCTCGGGGGGCTGATCGACGAAGGCTTTTATACTCTGGGGCCGCTGGCGATGATAATGATCGGGATGATTACAATCTCTCCGGTGGTCGCCCGTATTTTGTGCCCTCTGGTCTCGCCGGCCCTGCTGTCGATAGGCGCTGATCCCTCTCTCTTTGTCGCCGCGATCCTGCCCAGCGACTCCGGCGGCGCTCCCCTCGCTTTGGATATCTGCCTTCTCCGGGAGGCTGGGCTCTTCAACGGCCTCATCGTCGCGTCGATGATGGGGGCCTCGCTGGGGATAATCCCGCTCGTCCTCTCGGCGACCGACGGCGAAAGGCAAAAATATGTGATCTTGGGGCTGCTGATCGGCTTTATGGCTATTCCGCCGGCCGCCCTCATCTCAGGACTGGCCGCCGGACTGGACAAAAAGATGCTGCTGCATAACCTGCTGCCGGTCACGGCCCTCTCCGCGGCGATCGCCGCGGCGCTGGTATACGCGCAGTCATGTACGATTAAGGTTGTGATCTGCCTGGGGCGGGCGGTCTTATTCGTCGCCGTCTTAGGTTTCGCCGCCTCGACGGTGCGCGCGCTTACGGGGCTTGAGCTTATTGCGGGAATGGCTCCGATAGAGGAGGCCTTTGTGATCCTGGGACAGATAGGGATAGTGCTGGCGGGGATATTTCCCCTGCTGCACCTGGTTAAAAGAATTTTTCGCCGCCAGCTCGCGCTTCTTTCGATAATGATGCGGGTGGACGAACTTGCCATGATCGGCGTCGTTACGACGGTGGCCAACTTTTTTCCCGTCATCCCGATGCTGAACAAAATGACGAAAAGGGGCGTAGTCGTCAATATGGCCTTCGCCGTGCCGGCCGCGTATGCGATAGGCGACCATCTGGGGTTTACGGCGGGGTTTGAGCGTTCCTTCGTCTTTCCGCTGGTGATCGGAAAATTATGCGGCGGTCTGCTGGCGATAATCGCCGCCTCGCTCTACTGCCGGTATCTTGGACTGAAAGAGTGA
- a CDS encoding saccharopine dehydrogenase C-terminal domain-containing protein has translation MKKALVLGCGLIGKTVALDLAEDFSVTVMDPFEKALASLADRNDIKKIQKPADDAAALAEAAKDADIVCGLLPSHLEGASQRQILEMGKNYVSPSGFLHSEGMDELAKKSGSVAVFDMGIAPGMSNYLVARGGAMVDELDFGCIYVGGIPDKLDPPFNYRTVFCLEDTMNEYCAPAKYVKDGKLTEAPALSGLEEIDFPGVGRLEAFFTDGLRSAAVNVKGKFVAEKTMRWPGYVDTINIMKAAGCFNREPVVVDGKEVIPFNVTTELFRPLWTLRPEKGDRDLTVMRVVAQGPKDGKYVTNTWDMVDKFDEKMMLHSMARTTGYACSVTARAVANGMITAPGFHAPEALAGDDAFYNYLMPALAKYGIVFKHSLLVEER, from the coding sequence ATGAAAAAAGCATTGGTGTTAGGCTGCGGCCTGATCGGTAAGACGGTAGCGCTTGATCTGGCGGAGGATTTTTCCGTAACTGTAATGGACCCGTTTGAAAAGGCGCTGGCTTCTCTGGCTGATAGGAACGATATCAAAAAGATCCAGAAACCGGCGGACGACGCGGCGGCCCTCGCCGAGGCGGCAAAAGATGCGGACATCGTCTGCGGGCTTCTGCCGAGCCACCTTGAAGGCGCCTCTCAGAGGCAGATCCTCGAGATGGGGAAAAATTATGTCAGCCCGAGCGGATTCCTGCACAGCGAAGGGATGGACGAACTTGCGAAAAAGAGCGGCTCGGTGGCGGTCTTTGATATGGGGATCGCCCCCGGAATGTCAAACTATCTCGTCGCCCGCGGCGGCGCGATGGTGGATGAGCTCGACTTTGGCTGCATCTACGTAGGCGGCATCCCCGACAAGCTGGACCCGCCCTTCAACTACCGCACCGTCTTCTGCCTTGAGGATACGATGAATGAATATTGCGCGCCGGCGAAATATGTCAAGGATGGCAAGCTTACGGAGGCACCGGCGCTCAGCGGCCTGGAGGAGATAGATTTCCCCGGAGTCGGCAGGCTCGAGGCCTTCTTCACCGACGGCCTCCGCTCCGCGGCGGTCAATGTGAAGGGTAAGTTTGTCGCGGAAAAGACGATGCGCTGGCCCGGTTATGTCGATACCATCAACATCATGAAGGCCGCCGGCTGTTTCAACAGAGAACCTGTCGTCGTCGACGGCAAAGAGGTCATTCCCTTCAACGTTACCACGGAACTCTTCCGTCCGCTGTGGACGCTGAGGCCGGAGAAGGGTGACAGGGACCTCACCGTCATGCGTGTGGTGGCTCAGGGGCCGAAGGACGGCAAGTATGTGACAAATACCTGGGACATGGTAGATAAGTTCGACGAGAAGATGATGCTCCACTCGATGGCGCGCACCACGGGCTACGCCTGCTCGGTGACGGCGCGGGCGGTCGCGAACGGCATGATCACGGCTCCTGGCTTCCACGCTCCTGAGGCGCTGGCCGGGGACGACGCCTTCTATAACTACCTCATGCCCGCGCTTGCGAAATACGGCATCGTATTCAAGCACAGCCTTTTGGTAGAAGAGAGATAA
- a CDS encoding alanine/glycine:cation symporter family protein produces MEQFLDYIVGILWGPTLLIGLLGTGIYFSLITKFWQIRHFFDSFRFCFFPEKRGEMLSADKAKVTPYQAACVAIAGSIGSGNIGGVASAIALGGPGVLFWMWMTALVGMMTKMVEVTLAVYYRKLDSDGRKTGGPLFYIERGLGSKFKFWGIFSLLFTVGIFMQLILAPEAYTVGESLHEVTGLRIIYLSAFFCLMCALVIWGGLRRVIGFASFMMPLMSVLYIVFGAYIILINITHIPAAIALIVKSAFTPMAAVGGFAGASFMLIARTGIARGLFSNEAGWGTSPMVHATADQRHPIEQGMWGVMEVFIDTIVICTITGMVIVLTGEWNSGVSGSTLTINAFSHGLGKRFAAYFIAISLFLFSWTTVTGWYSYFHSILEYVFRNSTPMRRTALRILRITTPFFGLLMAYMIDVLNTNVSYAWLIVDISSSVPTYVNLIVLLLLSKTFVAILKDYEGPGKLFGLGEYCKVKVD; encoded by the coding sequence ATGGAGCAATTTTTGGATTATATTGTCGGCATATTATGGGGACCGACTTTACTTATCGGTCTTTTAGGGACTGGAATTTATTTTAGTCTCATAACTAAATTCTGGCAGATACGCCATTTCTTTGATTCATTCCGCTTCTGTTTTTTTCCTGAGAAAAGGGGCGAAATGCTGTCGGCCGATAAGGCGAAGGTTACTCCGTATCAGGCCGCCTGTGTCGCGATCGCCGGCAGTATCGGTTCCGGCAATATCGGCGGCGTAGCGAGCGCCATCGCGCTTGGCGGCCCGGGCGTCCTCTTCTGGATGTGGATGACGGCGCTTGTGGGAATGATGACGAAGATGGTGGAGGTCACGCTAGCCGTCTATTACAGAAAGCTGGACTCTGACGGCAGAAAGACCGGCGGCCCGCTCTTTTATATTGAAAGAGGGCTGGGAAGCAAATTCAAGTTTTGGGGCATCTTTTCGCTTCTGTTTACCGTGGGGATATTCATGCAGCTTATCCTAGCTCCCGAGGCATATACGGTCGGCGAGTCTCTGCATGAGGTTACTGGGCTGAGAATCATCTATCTTTCGGCGTTCTTCTGCCTGATGTGCGCGCTGGTAATATGGGGCGGCCTCCGCCGGGTCATCGGCTTCGCCTCGTTTATGATGCCGCTGATGTCCGTACTCTATATCGTCTTCGGCGCTTATATCATCCTGATAAACATCACCCATATCCCCGCCGCGATCGCTCTGATCGTAAAGTCCGCCTTTACCCCGATGGCGGCGGTGGGCGGCTTCGCGGGAGCCTCCTTTATGCTGATCGCCCGTACGGGCATCGCCCGCGGCCTCTTCAGCAATGAGGCGGGGTGGGGGACCAGCCCGATGGTACACGCCACGGCGGACCAAAGGCATCCCATCGAACAGGGCATGTGGGGCGTCATGGAGGTCTTCATCGATACGATCGTCATCTGTACGATCACCGGTATGGTCATAGTCCTGACGGGCGAGTGGAATTCCGGCGTCTCGGGGTCAACGCTCACGATAAACGCCTTCTCGCATGGACTGGGAAAGAGATTCGCCGCCTATTTTATCGCGATATCGCTCTTCCTCTTTTCATGGACGACGGTCACAGGCTGGTATTCCTACTTCCACTCGATATTGGAATATGTCTTTAGGAACAGCACGCCGATGAGAAGGACCGCGCTGCGGATACTGAGGATCACGACGCCCTTCTTCGGCCTGCTGATGGCCTATATGATTGACGTGCTGAACACCAACGTATCCTACGCGTGGCTGATCGTCGACATCTCATCTTCGGTCCCGACTTATGTGAACCTCATAGTGCTGCTGCTGCTCTCAAAGACCTTTGTAGCGATACTGAAAGACTACGAGGGGCCGGGGAAGCTCTTTGGCCTGGGCGAGTACTGCAAGGTCAAAGTCGATTAG